A single region of the Streptomyces vilmorinianum genome encodes:
- a CDS encoding M23 family metallopeptidase codes for MRIKGFTALLALAAAFGLSLTAPAAAAEAPAPPDAPAVGVLAKPAFLAPFECGSEWTYSTYPGHGNVLDFIRSDGKPSLGSPVLASAAGTATRHYQEGGAGQYIVIEHGDGWRTEYMHLDTYGVEDGARVEQGDKIGTVGSTGGSTGPHLHLQHKLNGALQDIELEGTSLVPYPGEYGEKFLTSTNGCGGEEPPPPVQKDTRLAWTGPASAANGSPVRLSATLTEKDGGAPVDGRKVGFTLGTGAGAQSCEGTTDAQGAASCSIASVDQPLGADATVPATAAFAGDDDFKASDTSATLKLQYVSGRAFGLSARVPVLLIPIAIAPTPDTGEVRTAGAETKAPPCTQNINALVLTAQAPCAKVVTTVGPSTATASATLAEATVGLPGLPVVRLSGVTATSTSSCTAKEGSTELDLSIAGTPVTVPDTPNHTIDLGVGAKIVVNEQTETADGFTVTAARITAPGGVDVVIASSTSGAHNCA; via the coding sequence ATGAGGATCAAGGGTTTCACCGCATTACTGGCCCTGGCAGCGGCGTTCGGTCTCTCGCTGACCGCCCCGGCGGCGGCCGCCGAGGCCCCGGCGCCGCCGGACGCCCCGGCCGTGGGCGTGCTGGCCAAGCCCGCCTTCCTGGCCCCGTTCGAGTGCGGTTCCGAGTGGACGTACTCCACCTACCCGGGACACGGCAACGTCCTGGACTTCATCCGCTCCGACGGCAAGCCGTCGCTCGGCTCGCCCGTCCTCGCCTCGGCCGCCGGCACCGCCACCCGCCACTACCAGGAGGGCGGCGCGGGCCAGTACATCGTGATCGAGCACGGCGACGGCTGGCGCACCGAGTACATGCACCTCGACACGTACGGCGTCGAGGACGGAGCCAGGGTCGAGCAGGGCGACAAGATCGGTACGGTCGGGAGCACCGGCGGCAGCACCGGACCCCATCTCCACCTGCAGCACAAGCTGAACGGCGCGCTCCAGGACATCGAGCTGGAGGGTACGTCACTGGTGCCGTACCCCGGTGAGTACGGCGAGAAGTTCCTCACCAGCACCAACGGCTGCGGAGGCGAGGAACCGCCACCCCCCGTCCAGAAGGACACGCGGCTGGCCTGGACCGGACCCGCGAGCGCGGCGAACGGCTCGCCGGTCAGGCTGTCGGCCACGCTCACGGAGAAGGACGGCGGGGCGCCCGTCGACGGTCGCAAGGTCGGCTTCACGCTGGGCACCGGGGCGGGCGCCCAGTCCTGTGAAGGCACGACGGACGCCCAGGGCGCGGCGAGCTGCTCGATCGCGTCCGTCGACCAGCCGCTCGGCGCGGACGCCACGGTCCCGGCCACGGCGGCCTTCGCGGGCGACGACGACTTCAAGGCCTCGGACACCTCGGCCACACTGAAGCTCCAGTACGTGAGCGGGCGGGCCTTCGGCCTCTCCGCCCGCGTGCCGGTCCTGCTGATCCCGATCGCCATCGCGCCGACCCCGGACACCGGTGAGGTGCGCACCGCGGGCGCGGAGACGAAGGCGCCGCCCTGCACACAGAACATCAACGCCCTGGTCCTGACCGCCCAGGCCCCGTGCGCCAAGGTCGTCACGACCGTGGGCCCGAGCACCGCGACCGCCTCCGCGACGCTGGCCGAGGCGACCGTGGGCCTGCCCGGACTGCCGGTCGTCAGGCTGTCGGGCGTCACGGCGACCTCGACCAGCAGCTGCACCGCCAAGGAGGGATCCACCGAGCTCGACCTGAGCATCGCGGGCACGCCGGTCACCGTGCCGGACACACCGAACCACACCATCGACCTCGGCGTCGGGGCGAAGATCGTCGTCAACGAACAGACCGAGACGGCCGACGGGTTCACCGTGACCGCGGCCCGCATCACCGCCCCTGGTGGTGTGGACGTCGTCATCGCCTCCAGCACGAGCGGCGCGCACAACTGCGCCTGA
- a CDS encoding calcium:proton antiporter, translating to MSSSAVGLTRQWATWGPVVAAVALGLAWGRALPGLAVALIALCLVAAVLAAVHHAEVVAHRVGEPFGSLVLAVAVTVIEVGLIVTLMAGGGEKTSTYARDTVFAAVMITCNGIVGLSLLVAALRNRVAVFHAEGSGGALATVCTLATMTLVLPTFTTSHPGPEFSAAQLAFAAVASLCLYGVFVTVQTVRHRDYFLPVPREGEGHQSAEEHAEPPTDRQAWTSLGLLVLALVAVVGNAKLVSPTIEDGVESAGLPKAVVGVIIALMVLLPETLAAVRAARRDRMQTSLNLAYGSAIASIGLTIPAIALASIWLSGPLVLGLGAVHMVLLVLTAVVSALTVVPGRATLLQGGVHLSIFAAFVFLSFSP from the coding sequence ATGAGTTCGAGTGCGGTGGGGCTGACACGGCAGTGGGCGACATGGGGGCCGGTCGTGGCGGCCGTCGCCCTCGGGCTCGCGTGGGGGCGCGCTCTCCCCGGCCTCGCCGTCGCGCTGATCGCGCTCTGCCTGGTCGCCGCCGTGCTCGCCGCCGTCCACCACGCCGAGGTCGTCGCCCACCGCGTCGGCGAGCCCTTCGGCTCGCTCGTCCTGGCCGTCGCCGTCACCGTCATCGAGGTCGGACTGATCGTCACCCTGATGGCGGGCGGCGGCGAGAAGACCTCCACGTACGCCCGGGACACGGTCTTCGCGGCCGTCATGATCACCTGCAACGGCATCGTCGGTCTCTCGCTGCTCGTCGCCGCGCTGCGCAACCGCGTCGCGGTCTTCCACGCCGAGGGATCCGGCGGCGCCCTCGCCACCGTCTGCACCCTCGCGACCATGACCCTGGTCCTGCCCACCTTCACCACGAGCCACCCCGGCCCCGAGTTCTCCGCCGCCCAGCTGGCCTTCGCCGCCGTCGCCTCCCTCTGCCTGTACGGGGTGTTCGTCACCGTCCAGACCGTCCGGCACCGCGACTACTTCCTGCCGGTCCCGCGCGAGGGCGAGGGCCACCAGTCAGCGGAGGAGCACGCCGAACCGCCGACCGACCGTCAGGCCTGGACGAGCCTCGGCCTCCTGGTCCTGGCGCTCGTCGCCGTCGTCGGCAACGCCAAGCTCGTCTCACCGACCATCGAGGACGGTGTCGAGTCGGCCGGACTCCCCAAGGCCGTCGTCGGCGTGATCATCGCCCTGATGGTGCTGCTCCCCGAGACGCTCGCCGCCGTGCGCGCCGCGCGCCGCGACCGCATGCAGACCAGCCTCAACCTCGCGTACGGCTCCGCGATCGCCAGCATCGGCCTGACGATTCCGGCGATCGCGCTCGCCTCGATCTGGCTGTCCGGGCCCCTGGTCCTGGGCCTCGGGGCCGTCCACATGGTCCTGCTCGTGCTCACCGCCGTGGTGAGCGCCCTGACCGTGGTGCCCGGACGAGCCACTCTTCTCCAGGGCGGCGTCCATCTCTCGATCTTCGCCGCCTTCGTGTTCCTGTCGTTCAGCCCCTGA
- a CDS encoding penicillin acylase family protein: MHLRTRLRHLVLAGAALATVTASLPATAVADPGDRHHRPSDRGLSAVIRYTEYGIPHIVAADYADLGFGTGWAQAADQICPLADGFVTVNGERSRWFGPDGVPDGSLSSATRNLSSDLYFRGVRDAGTVEALLERPAPAGPSTQLKELMRGWAAGYNAWLKQNEITDPACKDAGWVRPVTRLDVARRGFAVSVLGGQGRGIDGITAAQPPTAAVPTSLPDPAADPAADPARTAAAARELFAAENATMGSNAVAFQGATTANGRGLLLGNPHYPWRGGRRFWQSQQTIPGELNVSGASLLGTTVVNIGFNDKVAWSHTVATGVTLNLHQLTLDPADPTAYLVDGKPERMTRRTVTVPVEDGAPVTRTQYWTRYGPVVTGLGAQLPLPWTATTAFALNDPNAANLRGSDTALGFGKARSTQDVLDALRRTQGLPWVNTIAADSSGNSLFTQSQVLPRITDELAQRCSTPLGRATYPASGVAVLDGSRGDCALGSDPDAVQPGVFGPSKMPVLRNAPYVENSNDSAWLTNADRPLTGYERVFGTIATPRSLRTRGGIEDVAAMAARGGLTVADLQAQQFANRAPAGDLAAADASKACASVLPGDPEACRVIGAWDRTVNSDSEGALLFDRFWRKFVAAVPPAEQWKVPFSAADPVRTPHTLNTASPGFAKALGDAVAELRAAGIPLDAPLGAHQFVVRGGKRIPVSGGTESLGIWNKTEPVWNAAGGGYTEVAHGTSHVQAVGWDGSRCPVARTLLTYSQSSNARSPHYSDQTELYAGERWVTSRFCEKDILRSPALKVVRVRG, encoded by the coding sequence TTGCACCTCCGCACCCGCCTGAGACACCTGGTGCTCGCCGGCGCGGCCCTCGCCACCGTCACCGCGTCGCTGCCCGCCACGGCCGTCGCCGACCCCGGCGACCGGCACCACCGCCCCTCCGACCGGGGCCTGTCGGCCGTCATCCGGTACACCGAGTACGGAATCCCGCACATCGTCGCCGCGGACTACGCCGATCTGGGCTTCGGCACCGGCTGGGCGCAGGCCGCCGACCAGATATGCCCGCTCGCCGACGGGTTCGTGACCGTGAACGGCGAGCGCTCTCGCTGGTTCGGCCCGGACGGGGTGCCCGACGGCTCGCTGTCCTCGGCCACCAGGAACCTCTCCAGCGATCTGTACTTCCGCGGGGTGCGGGACGCGGGCACGGTCGAGGCGCTGCTCGAGCGCCCCGCCCCGGCCGGCCCGAGCACGCAGCTCAAGGAGCTGATGCGGGGCTGGGCGGCCGGCTACAACGCCTGGCTGAAGCAGAACGAGATCACCGACCCGGCGTGCAAGGACGCCGGCTGGGTCCGTCCGGTGACCCGACTGGACGTCGCCCGCCGCGGGTTCGCGGTCTCCGTGCTCGGCGGCCAGGGGCGCGGCATCGACGGCATCACCGCCGCCCAGCCGCCCACAGCCGCCGTCCCGACCTCCCTCCCGGATCCCGCCGCGGATCCCGCCGCGGATCCGGCCCGTACCGCGGCCGCCGCCCGCGAGCTGTTCGCGGCGGAGAACGCCACGATGGGCTCCAACGCCGTCGCCTTCCAGGGCGCGACGACCGCGAACGGCCGTGGACTGCTGCTCGGCAATCCGCACTACCCGTGGCGGGGCGGCCGTCGCTTCTGGCAGTCGCAGCAGACCATCCCCGGCGAACTCAACGTCTCCGGCGCCTCGTTGCTCGGCACGACCGTCGTCAACATCGGCTTCAACGACAAGGTGGCCTGGAGCCACACGGTCGCCACGGGCGTCACTCTCAACCTGCACCAGCTGACCCTGGACCCGGCCGACCCGACCGCCTATCTCGTCGACGGGAAGCCGGAGAGGATGACGCGGCGGACCGTGACCGTGCCGGTCGAGGACGGCGCGCCCGTGACCCGTACGCAGTACTGGACCCGGTACGGTCCGGTGGTGACCGGGCTCGGGGCGCAGCTTCCGCTGCCGTGGACGGCGACGACGGCCTTCGCGCTCAACGACCCCAACGCCGCCAACCTGCGCGGTTCGGACACCGCGCTCGGCTTCGGCAAGGCCCGTTCCACGCAGGACGTCCTCGACGCGTTGCGCCGCACGCAGGGCCTGCCCTGGGTGAACACCATCGCCGCGGACTCCTCCGGGAATTCGCTGTTCACGCAGTCGCAGGTGCTCCCCCGGATCACCGACGAGCTGGCACAGCGCTGCTCCACCCCGCTGGGCCGGGCGACGTACCCGGCCTCGGGCGTGGCGGTCCTCGACGGGTCACGGGGCGACTGCGCGCTGGGCTCGGACCCGGACGCGGTCCAGCCGGGTGTCTTCGGACCCTCGAAGATGCCGGTGCTGCGGAACGCCCCGTACGTGGAGAACTCCAACGACAGCGCCTGGCTGACCAACGCGGACCGGCCGCTGACCGGCTACGAGCGGGTCTTCGGCACCATCGCCACCCCGCGCTCGCTGCGCACCCGCGGCGGGATCGAGGACGTGGCGGCGATGGCCGCCAGGGGCGGGCTGACGGTGGCCGACCTCCAGGCCCAGCAGTTCGCCAACCGGGCTCCGGCCGGTGATCTGGCCGCCGCCGACGCGTCGAAGGCGTGCGCCTCGGTCCTGCCCGGCGACCCGGAGGCCTGCCGGGTGATCGGGGCCTGGGACCGGACGGTGAACAGCGACAGCGAGGGGGCGCTGCTCTTCGACCGGTTCTGGCGGAAGTTCGTCGCGGCGGTGCCGCCGGCCGAGCAGTGGAAGGTGCCGTTCTCGGCCGCCGACCCGGTCCGCACGCCGCACACCCTGAACACCGCGTCGCCCGGTTTCGCCAAGGCGCTCGGTGACGCGGTCGCGGAGCTGCGGGCGGCCGGCATCCCGCTGGACGCGCCGCTCGGCGCGCACCAGTTCGTGGTACGGGGCGGCAAGCGCATCCCGGTCAGCGGCGGCACGGAGTCGCTGGGGATCTGGAACAAGACGGAGCCCGTGTGGAACGCGGCCGGCGGGGGCTACACCGAGGTGGCGCACGGGACGAGTCATGTCCAGGCGGTGGGCTGGGACGGCAGCCGCTGCCCGGTGGCGCGCACCCTGCTGACGTACTCCCAGTCGTCCAACGCGCGCTCCCCGCACTACAGCGACCAGACCGAGCTGTACGCGGGCGAGCGCTGGGTGACATCCCGGTTCTGCGAGAAGGACATCCTGCGGTCGCCGGCCTTGAAGGTGGTCCGGGTCAGGGGCTGA
- a CDS encoding fatty acyl-CoA synthetase, with translation MERRLLTRTVDGVLRMSAQRTPERIALRYADRSWTYAELDEAVTTAAAVLRERYGLEERARVATYGHNSDAYLIAFLACSRADLIHVPVNHHLTGEDLDYILRQSGSSLVLADPGLADRVPADLTVRALRDTDDSLLAALAEPDTYDTDRDAREYVQLLYTSGTTALPKGARMTHRALVHEYASAIDALDLSEDDKPVHSLPLYHSAQMHVFLLPYLAVGAENTIVDGPDPTVLFDLIEAGRADSLFAPPTVWIGLSNHPEFATRDLSALRKAYYGASIMPVPVLERLRERLPGLRFYNCFGQSEIGPLATVLGPDEHEGRMESCGRPVRFVEAKVVDEDGEDVPDGTPGEVVYRSPQLCDGYWNKPEETKEAFRGGWFRSGDLAVRDSEGYYTVVDRVKDVINSGGVLVASRQVEDALYTHPAVAEAAVVGLPDERWIEAVTAVVVPRGEVTEAELVEHARERLAHFKAPKKVLFVDELPRNASGKILKRELRERFAAA, from the coding sequence ATGGAACGACGACTCCTCACCCGCACCGTCGACGGCGTCCTGCGCATGAGCGCGCAGCGCACCCCCGAGCGGATCGCCCTGCGGTACGCGGACCGCTCCTGGACCTACGCGGAGCTGGACGAGGCCGTCACCACCGCCGCCGCCGTGCTGCGGGAGCGGTACGGGCTCGAGGAGCGCGCCCGCGTGGCGACGTACGGCCACAACTCCGACGCCTACCTCATCGCCTTCCTCGCCTGCTCCCGGGCCGACCTGATCCACGTCCCCGTCAACCACCATCTCACCGGCGAGGACCTCGACTACATCCTGCGCCAGTCGGGCAGTTCACTCGTCCTCGCCGACCCCGGGCTCGCGGACCGCGTCCCCGCCGACCTGACCGTACGAGCCCTGCGGGACACCGATGACTCCCTCCTCGCGGCGCTCGCCGAGCCGGACACGTACGACACCGACCGCGACGCCCGCGAGTACGTCCAGCTGCTCTACACCTCGGGGACCACCGCCCTGCCCAAGGGCGCCCGGATGACCCACCGCGCGCTGGTCCACGAGTACGCCAGCGCCATCGACGCCCTCGACCTGAGCGAGGACGACAAGCCGGTCCACTCGCTGCCGCTCTACCACTCCGCGCAGATGCACGTCTTCCTGCTGCCGTACCTCGCGGTCGGCGCCGAGAACACCATCGTCGACGGGCCCGACCCGACGGTCCTCTTCGACCTGATCGAGGCGGGCCGCGCCGACAGTCTCTTCGCGCCGCCGACCGTCTGGATCGGCCTGTCGAACCACCCCGAGTTCGCCACCCGCGACCTGTCCGCCCTCCGCAAGGCGTACTACGGCGCCTCGATCATGCCGGTGCCCGTCCTGGAGCGACTGCGGGAGCGCCTGCCGGGGCTGCGGTTCTACAACTGCTTCGGGCAGAGCGAGATCGGCCCCCTCGCGACCGTCCTCGGCCCCGACGAGCACGAGGGTCGCATGGAATCCTGCGGGAGGCCGGTCCGTTTCGTCGAGGCGAAGGTGGTCGACGAGGACGGCGAGGACGTGCCCGACGGCACGCCCGGCGAAGTCGTATACCGCTCCCCGCAGTTGTGCGACGGCTACTGGAACAAGCCCGAGGAGACGAAGGAGGCCTTCCGGGGAGGCTGGTTCCGCTCGGGCGACCTCGCGGTGCGCGACAGCGAGGGCTACTACACGGTGGTCGACCGGGTGAAGGACGTCATCAACTCCGGGGGAGTGCTGGTCGCCTCGCGGCAGGTCGAGGACGCGCTCTACACCCATCCGGCGGTAGCCGAGGCGGCCGTGGTCGGGCTCCCCGACGAGCGGTGGATCGAGGCCGTGACGGCCGTCGTCGTCCCCCGCGGCGAGGTGACCGAGGCGGAACTCGTCGAGCACGCACGAGAGCGGCTCGCCCACTTCAAGGCTCCGAAGAAGGTGCTCTTCGTGGACGAGCTGCCGCGCAACGCCAGCGGGAAGATCCTCAAGCGGGAGCTGCGCGAGCGCTTCGCCGCCGCATGA
- a CDS encoding VOC family protein produces the protein MLADSPVAAMIPVNDMARAKGFYTETLGLTVTRETTEDTRLESGGTTIGLYETPYGGRAEHTLASFRVANLDTEMSQLRSKGVTFEDYDLPGLKTVDSVVEMDDMRCAWFKDSEGNILNLTEERAG, from the coding sequence ATGCTGGCGGACTCACCCGTGGCCGCGATGATCCCGGTCAACGACATGGCCCGCGCGAAGGGCTTCTACACCGAGACCCTCGGCCTCACCGTGACGAGGGAGACGACCGAGGACACCCGGCTCGAGAGCGGTGGTACGACGATAGGCCTCTATGAGACGCCCTACGGCGGCCGGGCCGAGCACACACTGGCGAGCTTCAGGGTCGCGAACCTCGACACGGAGATGTCGCAACTGCGGTCCAAGGGCGTGACGTTCGAGGACTACGACCTGCCCGGCCTCAAGACGGTCGACAGCGTCGTCGAGATGGACGACATGCGGTGTGCCTGGTTCAAGGACAGCGAGGGAAACATCCTCAACCTGACCGAGGAACGCGCAGGCTGA
- a CDS encoding recombinase family protein, with the protein MPIDPAYLHLVHPDVVWDCFLYGRNSVDPKKKGRSVADQLKDGQGLADQYGWPVKDVFKDTGISASRHARKKRDDFEDMLARIEAREVRIVVAFEASRYYRDLEAYVRLRNACYSAGVLLCYNGQVYDLSKRADRKATAMDAVSAEDEVEGIRDRNLRTTRENAEKGGPHGPTPYGYRRIYDPDTGDLVDQIPDPKQAKNVVKMFEDVKAGKSLRGIAEKMNESGEVTRLGKRWVARSVYMVLRNKAYLGKRLHKGVEYEGTWEGLVKPKLFDEVQVLLDGRLKGSGGSTAVKHLLSGLALCGVHGGMDPAQPDLGTLRKTTTARGRWVYRCNQLDLSVNADLFQAYVEEGVVAWMRTKEAAAAFRKPKDGKAAAAARARLKAIDEQLLEAREAAGQFDENGQIKLSALSLASIEKSLSPLRQKAEADLKRAEATIPAILRDLLGNPMADEVWDGLDLHQQRFVLKQVVTVRLFKARAPGVKRIEPGRVTLSFYGQEGFVPVT; encoded by the coding sequence ATGCCGATCGACCCCGCCTACCTGCACCTTGTGCACCCAGACGTCGTCTGGGACTGCTTCCTCTACGGCCGCAACAGCGTCGACCCGAAGAAGAAGGGCCGCTCCGTCGCCGACCAGTTGAAGGACGGCCAGGGCCTCGCCGACCAGTACGGCTGGCCGGTCAAGGACGTCTTCAAGGACACCGGCATCTCGGCGAGCCGGCACGCCCGCAAGAAGCGCGACGACTTCGAGGACATGCTGGCACGAATCGAGGCGCGCGAGGTTCGCATCGTCGTTGCCTTCGAGGCATCCCGCTACTACCGCGATCTCGAGGCATACGTACGGCTGCGCAACGCCTGCTACTCCGCCGGGGTGCTCCTCTGCTACAACGGCCAGGTCTACGACCTCAGCAAGCGGGCGGACCGCAAGGCCACCGCGATGGACGCGGTCAGTGCCGAGGACGAAGTCGAAGGCATCCGAGACCGCAACCTCAGAACGACACGTGAGAACGCGGAGAAGGGCGGTCCGCACGGTCCCACCCCGTACGGTTACCGGCGCATCTACGATCCGGACACCGGCGACCTGGTCGACCAGATCCCCGACCCGAAGCAGGCCAAGAACGTCGTCAAGATGTTCGAGGATGTGAAAGCCGGCAAGTCATTGCGGGGCATCGCCGAGAAGATGAACGAATCCGGCGAGGTGACGCGGCTCGGCAAGCGGTGGGTCGCGCGCAGCGTGTACATGGTCCTGCGGAACAAGGCATACCTCGGCAAGCGGCTGCACAAGGGAGTCGAGTACGAGGGCACCTGGGAGGGCCTCGTGAAGCCGAAGCTTTTCGACGAGGTCCAGGTGTTGCTCGATGGCCGGCTGAAGGGTTCCGGGGGGTCGACAGCGGTGAAGCACCTGCTGTCCGGACTGGCGCTGTGTGGCGTCCATGGCGGCATGGATCCGGCGCAGCCCGACCTAGGGACGCTGCGCAAGACGACGACGGCCCGCGGCAGATGGGTCTACCGGTGCAACCAGCTCGACCTGTCGGTGAACGCTGACCTGTTCCAGGCGTACGTCGAAGAGGGCGTTGTGGCATGGATGCGCACCAAGGAGGCCGCGGCTGCGTTCCGCAAGCCGAAGGACGGAAAAGCCGCTGCTGCGGCACGCGCTCGGCTGAAGGCCATCGACGAGCAGCTCCTGGAGGCCAGGGAGGCGGCTGGGCAGTTCGATGAGAACGGCCAGATCAAGCTGTCGGCGCTGTCGCTGGCTTCGATCGAGAAGAGCCTCAGCCCTCTACGGCAGAAGGCGGAGGCTGATCTCAAGCGTGCCGAGGCCACGATCCCGGCGATCCTCCGGGACCTCTTGGGCAACCCCATGGCCGACGAGGTGTGGGACGGACTCGACCTGCACCAGCAGCGGTTCGTGCTGAAGCAGGTCGTCACCGTCCGCCTGTTCAAGGCCAGGGCGCCCGGCGTGAAGCGCATTGAGCCGGGCAGGGTCACGCTGTCCTTCTACGGGCAGGAGGGCTTCGTCCCGGTCACTTAG
- a CDS encoding helix-turn-helix domain-containing protein: MTAKPTPPPETSLLRLAREAAGLSPESAAARMSVKFSGSRWRQIEAGYRKDSSTQVVAPAPTLAQMAHTVGISSSRLANAGREDAAAILREIERSGEPAAPAGPQATLSELEEWQQQIILNALDNRPRSKREKALLLRTLAEQIERQASADNEQEDPNPGPDLAAGDP, translated from the coding sequence ATGACGGCGAAGCCGACACCGCCGCCCGAGACCTCCCTCCTCCGCCTGGCACGAGAGGCAGCCGGACTCAGCCCTGAGTCCGCCGCGGCGCGGATGAGCGTGAAGTTCTCGGGCTCCCGCTGGCGCCAGATCGAGGCCGGCTACCGCAAGGACTCCTCAACACAAGTCGTCGCACCGGCACCGACACTCGCCCAGATGGCGCACACAGTCGGGATCTCGTCCAGCAGGCTGGCCAACGCGGGACGCGAGGACGCGGCGGCGATCCTGCGAGAGATCGAGCGATCCGGCGAACCGGCGGCGCCGGCAGGACCACAGGCCACACTCTCCGAACTGGAGGAGTGGCAGCAGCAAATCATCCTCAATGCGCTCGACAACCGCCCCCGCTCCAAGCGGGAGAAGGCGCTACTTCTGCGCACCCTTGCAGAGCAGATCGAGCGACAGGCGAGCGCCGACAACGAGCAGGAAGACCCGAACCCTGGTCCAGACCTGGCAGCTGGCGACCCGTAG
- a CDS encoding helix-turn-helix transcriptional regulator, translated as MRTRIDPKRLTRRRIEAGLNQTELADKAGVSKQHVSMVESGSANFSPRNLAKIAGALDCTISDLLFDDQPATSSGSAA; from the coding sequence ATGAGAACCCGAATAGACCCCAAGCGCCTGACGCGCAGAAGGATCGAGGCGGGGCTGAACCAGACCGAGCTGGCCGACAAGGCCGGTGTCAGCAAGCAGCACGTGTCGATGGTCGAGAGCGGCTCCGCGAACTTCTCGCCGCGCAATCTGGCGAAGATCGCTGGAGCGCTCGACTGCACGATCTCCGACCTGCTCTTCGACGACCAGCCGGCCACCAGCTCTGGGAGCGCCGCCTGA
- a CDS encoding YqaJ viral recombinase family protein yields MPADAPEPEWHAVRRSGIGGSDVAAILGMNPRWKGPLHVWEEKHGRGDHSDNEYAYCGRKLEPVIAEIFSERSGLEIAPTPGTLQHVEHAWMLANIDRLVLEPSTALGYPVIAPLEIKNRSEYLASEWEEDVPDVPALQAHWYLAVTGYSHAYVAALIGGNRLRWYRLERDEELIEHLVTYCGDWWIRHVVEGTPPPPDGSRATTELLAHLFDVQPDGTAEVDPVEHMLLTERRRGLKARIAADTHDLVEVENQLRVAVGEAEVATIGGRPVYTWRQNGNFAAARFRAAEPELAAEYTHMVPAIDTERLAADHPETYREYRARRLVVPSEGTT; encoded by the coding sequence CTGCCCGCCGACGCACCCGAGCCCGAGTGGCACGCGGTCCGCCGCAGCGGGATCGGCGGTAGCGACGTCGCCGCGATCCTCGGCATGAACCCCCGCTGGAAAGGCCCGCTGCACGTCTGGGAAGAGAAGCACGGACGCGGCGACCACTCCGACAACGAGTACGCCTACTGCGGGCGCAAGCTCGAGCCGGTCATCGCTGAAATCTTCAGCGAGCGCAGCGGCCTCGAGATCGCGCCGACGCCCGGCACGCTCCAGCACGTCGAGCACGCGTGGATGCTCGCGAACATCGACCGGCTCGTCCTCGAGCCCTCAACCGCGCTCGGCTACCCGGTGATCGCGCCGCTCGAGATCAAGAACCGGTCCGAGTACCTGGCCAGCGAGTGGGAGGAAGACGTCCCTGACGTCCCAGCCCTCCAAGCCCACTGGTACCTCGCCGTCACCGGCTACAGCCACGCCTACGTTGCGGCGCTGATCGGCGGCAACCGACTCCGCTGGTACCGACTCGAGCGCGACGAGGAACTGATCGAGCACCTAGTGACCTACTGCGGCGACTGGTGGATCCGACATGTCGTCGAAGGCACCCCGCCGCCCCCCGACGGCTCCCGCGCCACAACCGAGCTCCTGGCGCACCTCTTTGACGTGCAGCCCGACGGCACCGCCGAGGTCGACCCGGTCGAGCACATGCTGCTGACCGAGCGGCGCAGGGGACTTAAGGCGCGCATCGCCGCTGACACACACGACCTGGTCGAAGTCGAGAACCAGTTGCGCGTCGCCGTCGGCGAAGCAGAAGTCGCCACTATCGGCGGCCGACCCGTCTACACCTGGCGCCAGAACGGCAACTTCGCCGCCGCCCGCTTCCGCGCCGCCGAGCCCGAACTCGCCGCCGAATACACCCACATGGTCCCGGCAATCGACACCGAACGCCTCGCCGCAGACCACCCCGAGACCTACCGCGAATACCGAGCACGCCGTCTCGTCGTGCCCTCGGAAGGAACGACATGA